The Calditerrivibrio nitroreducens DSM 19672 genome window below encodes:
- a CDS encoding ABC transporter permease, translating to MKTIFIKEIKELKRDKISRIMVFLLPVVIVLVFGYGMALDVEKIPFSILDEDNTFTSREISYKFINNDRYYTFKGYVKKQSEGIDLIDRNRIRMLLVIPNGFEKDLKNGRGSSIQIIEDGVFPYRASISKTYSNIIINKFNIEQFETKNINDLFIDLRIRYWFNEEMRQKNVTASGVLLVVLFISPAIFASLLIVKEKELGSIYNIWTSSISKKEFIFAKQAVAVLISFLNYFILFAMIMVLFKTPFKGSFVLFTISSFIYILVSTALGILISTFVKTQVSAVVATSIICIIPSILYSGYLTPISSMTNEAFIVAHLFPNYYYFNIIKMSFLKGFNLNIFIKNIIILIFFYLLFISISITRFRKYQC from the coding sequence ATGAAAACGATTTTCATAAAAGAGATTAAAGAGCTCAAAAGGGATAAGATTTCAAGAATAATGGTGTTTCTTCTTCCTGTGGTGATAGTGCTTGTTTTTGGTTATGGCATGGCGTTGGATGTGGAAAAGATACCATTTTCTATACTTGATGAAGATAATACCTTCACCAGCAGAGAGATATCGTATAAATTCATAAACAACGACAGATATTACACCTTTAAAGGGTACGTAAAAAAACAATCGGAAGGCATAGATCTCATAGATAGAAATAGGATTAGAATGCTGCTCGTAATCCCAAACGGATTTGAAAAAGATTTAAAAAATGGCAGAGGTTCATCGATCCAGATCATTGAAGATGGTGTTTTCCCTTACAGAGCCTCCATATCCAAAACCTATTCGAATATAATTATCAACAAGTTTAATATAGAACAATTCGAAACCAAAAACATAAACGATCTATTTATAGATCTAAGAATCAGATACTGGTTTAATGAAGAGATGAGGCAGAAGAATGTCACCGCCTCTGGCGTTTTACTGGTGGTACTTTTCATATCACCTGCGATATTCGCTTCCCTTTTGATAGTAAAGGAAAAGGAGTTGGGATCTATTTACAATATATGGACATCATCAATTTCTAAAAAAGAGTTTATATTTGCAAAACAGGCCGTTGCTGTGTTGATATCATTTTTAAACTATTTTATACTTTTTGCAATGATTATGGTGTTATTTAAAACACCCTTTAAAGGTAGCTTTGTACTATTTACTATATCATCTTTTATCTATATACTTGTTTCCACTGCTCTTGGGATACTGATCTCCACATTTGTAAAAACCCAGGTTTCTGCGGTTGTGGCTACATCAATTATATGCATTATACCATCTATCCTCTATTCCGGCTATCTCACCCCAATAAGCTCCATGACTAATGAAGCCTTTATCGTGGCCCATCTTTTCCCAAATTATTACTATTTTAACATAATTAAGATGAGCTTCTTAAAAGGTTTTAATCTCAATATTTTTATTAAGAATATTATAATACTGATCTTTTTTTATCTACTGTTCATATCCATTTCGATTACAAGGTTCAGGAAATACCAATGTTAG